The following is a genomic window from Geminicoccus roseus DSM 18922.
TGCGCCTTCTCCTCGGCGGTCGGGTCGTAGATCGAGACGCCCTCGCTCTCCAGGAAGGTCCGGCCGGACAGCTCGTTGGCGACCGAGAGGCCGCGATTGGTTTCCAGCGCCACGGCGGCGGCCTGACGGATCACGCCCTGCAGGTCCGGGGGCAGGCTCTGGTACCAGGCCTCGTTGATGGCGACCGTGTTGATGCTGTAGACGTGGCCGTCCAGCACCATGTTCTTCTGCACCTCGTAGAGCTTGGGCACCATGAAGGTCGGGATGGAGTTCTCCTGGCCGTCGACCACCCCGGTCTGCAGGGCGGTGTAGAGCTCGCCCCAGGCGATCGGGGTCGGCGACATGCCCAGGCTCTTGGCGATCTCCATGTGCAGGGGATGGTTCATGGTCCGCATCTTGATGCCGACCATGTCGTCGGGCGACTTCATCTCCTTGCTGGCCGAGGTGTAGTGCCGAAAGCCGCCGTTCTCCGACCAGAACAGCGGCCGCAGGCCGACCTCCTTGGCCATTCGCTCGCGCATCGCCTCGCCGACCGGCCCGTCCAGCACCCGCCAGGCGACCTCGCGGTTGACGAACAGATAGGGCACGCCGAAGGCCTGGATGTCGGGGAAGGTCGAGGCGAAATGGCCATCGGCCGGGTCACAGGCCTGGATGATCCCGTCCTTCACCTGGTTCACCAGCGACTCGATGCCGCCAAGCTGCGCACCGGGATACATCTCGACCTCGATCCGGCCGCCGGAGCGCGCCTCGATCTCCCGGGCCAGCACCTCCAGATGGGTCCAGGAGAAATTGTTCTCGAGTTCCGGCGACGCCGTGGCGAAGCGCATGGTGAACTCGGCGGCGTGGGCGGCGGCCCCGAGGGCGCCGATCGCCAGGGACGCACCCACGGCCAGGACCTTCAGCAAGCGAAGCGACATCGTTCCAGCCTTCCTGATCCGGACGGCCGCCTTCTTCGGGCGGACCTGTCTCGTCGTCCGACACAACTTGTATGTAAGGTACCGCTGATGTTGCGTCAGGCCGGGGCAGGCGGTCAATCCGGCAATTGCCGCCGGACGCGACGCAGCCGGAGTTGGGAAGGGGCTCGTCTTTGGCAGGGAAAGGGCGGCGGCCATCAGCCCGACGGGTCCGCCCGGGCATAGCGGCTCGACGGAACCGCAGCAGAACGACGCGGTCAGGCCGCGATCTGCTCCAGCAGATCCAGGGCGCGGACCACCGTCTGCTCGCGGACGGCGGCGCGGTCGCCGGGGAACACCACCTGCTCGTGGATCAGGCGGCCGTCCCGTGCGGCGGCCGCCAGATGGACCAGGCCCACCG
Proteins encoded in this region:
- a CDS encoding DctP family TRAP transporter solute-binding subunit gives rise to the protein MSLRLLKVLAVGASLAIGALGAAAHAAEFTMRFATASPELENNFSWTHLEVLAREIEARSGGRIEVEMYPGAQLGGIESLVNQVKDGIIQACDPADGHFASTFPDIQAFGVPYLFVNREVAWRVLDGPVGEAMRERMAKEVGLRPLFWSENGGFRHYTSASKEMKSPDDMVGIKMRTMNHPLHMEIAKSLGMSPTPIAWGELYTALQTGVVDGQENSIPTFMVPKLYEVQKNMVLDGHVYSINTVAINEAWYQSLPPDLQGVIRQAAAVALETNRGLSVANELSGRTFLESEGVSIYDPTAEEKAQFRAKAQPAAIEWLKGQMDPQVLDELMAAVAEAEEFYGYR